A window from Nitrosopumilus adriaticus encodes these proteins:
- a CDS encoding Nre family DNA repair protein produces MQSNSQDIRRAILAKWHETLSKHGNLFSSDSISGTSPPSVFVGSYNYPKVFVGPMIPPVHGDTSLLDSPERWGGKSLEDIVNFRLNLVRGIQKVSIEQTEGKYIENLQEVAMSSKPIDTDLTFEKPTSANISLDGESAPFGPVGIINSAKFSGSTSEKSIEKTFYDKDLKAQDAVLNLYNSGIEISKIQKCFSIGMLGQKRKLVPTKWSITATDDIISKSLVDEILDFGIIDSYRVFFFEHLGNVFTVILFPHRWIYEMIEAWYSNGILGFGSDYEDARGIDHPPAIAGAYFAAKLGVLEYLIKNQIQSGVIILREIRPEYAIPVGVWQVREGIRTAMKQNPIISDSLDNALTTASNKMSISKSEWLSHGNISKLLRQKTMSDYF; encoded by the coding sequence TTGCAATCGAATTCTCAGGATATTAGACGTGCAATTTTAGCCAAATGGCATGAGACTCTTTCAAAACATGGAAATCTCTTTTCATCTGATTCAATAAGTGGAACTAGTCCTCCTTCTGTCTTTGTAGGCTCTTATAATTATCCCAAAGTCTTTGTTGGTCCAATGATCCCACCAGTTCATGGTGATACTAGTCTACTTGATAGCCCTGAAAGATGGGGAGGAAAATCATTAGAAGATATTGTAAATTTTAGATTAAATCTAGTCCGTGGAATACAAAAAGTCTCCATTGAACAAACAGAAGGAAAATACATTGAAAACCTTCAGGAAGTTGCAATGTCTTCAAAACCCATTGATACTGATTTGACATTTGAGAAACCTACCTCTGCTAACATTTCTCTTGATGGGGAGAGTGCACCATTTGGGCCAGTCGGGATTATTAATTCTGCAAAATTCTCTGGAAGCACTTCTGAAAAATCTATTGAAAAAACTTTCTATGACAAAGATTTGAAAGCACAAGATGCCGTATTGAATCTATATAATTCTGGAATTGAAATTTCAAAGATTCAAAAATGTTTTAGCATTGGAATGCTTGGTCAAAAAAGAAAACTGGTTCCCACTAAATGGAGTATCACTGCAACTGACGATATAATTTCCAAATCGCTTGTTGATGAAATTTTGGATTTTGGAATTATTGATTCCTATAGGGTTTTCTTCTTTGAGCATTTGGGAAATGTTTTCACTGTAATTTTATTCCCTCATAGATGGATCTATGAAATGATTGAGGCGTGGTATTCTAATGGCATCTTGGGTTTTGGCTCTGATTATGAGGATGCAAGAGGCATTGATCATCCCCCTGCAATAGCTGGGGCCTATTTTGCAGCCAAACTTGGAGTTTTAGAATATCTAATAAAAAATCAAATTCAATCTGGAGTGATAATTCTGCGAGAAATTCGACCTGAATATGCAATTCCTGTGGGTGTATGGCAAGTTAGAGAAGGAATACGTACAGCAATGAAACAAAACCCGATTATTTCAGACAGTCTTGATAATGCTTTAACAACTGCATCAAATAAAATGAGTATTAGTAAATCTGAATGGCTATCACATGGAAATATTTCCAAATTGCTGAGACAAAAAACAATGTCTGATTATTTTTAA
- a CDS encoding cobalamin-binding protein, giving the protein MARRIVSFLPSATELLYEFGVQDDLYGVTHECTFPPDALTKPIIINSVINSEELTSNEIDTKTCQLLNDGKDIFTINETNLKKANPDLIISQETCEVCAAYTNQINKALEILQTKPLLHSMDPHNMYEIMQSVTELGKILSEETKAKEIRESLEKRIHHIKKEQRGKKPKVLAIEWIEPFFTAGHWIPEMIEMAGGINMISKIGEHSRRLDIQEVIGSDPDIIIMMPCGFDTKRTVHEYNKILKKDETWNSLKAVNDNQIYAVDANSFFSKPSIRTVEGLEILAKIINPEKFHNLRLPNDSFSQL; this is encoded by the coding sequence TTGGCAAGAAGAATAGTCTCATTTTTACCCAGTGCAACTGAATTACTTTACGAGTTCGGAGTGCAAGATGATCTCTATGGTGTAACACATGAATGTACATTTCCCCCAGATGCATTAACAAAACCAATAATTATCAATTCAGTGATCAACTCAGAAGAATTAACAAGTAATGAAATTGATACTAAAACATGTCAATTACTAAATGACGGAAAAGACATCTTTACAATTAATGAGACCAATCTGAAAAAAGCAAATCCAGATCTAATTATATCTCAGGAAACATGTGAGGTGTGTGCGGCATATACAAATCAAATAAACAAAGCTCTGGAAATTCTTCAAACAAAGCCACTGCTACATTCAATGGATCCTCACAACATGTATGAAATTATGCAATCAGTTACAGAGTTGGGCAAAATATTATCTGAAGAGACTAAGGCCAAAGAGATTAGAGAATCTCTCGAAAAAAGAATTCACCATATCAAAAAAGAGCAGCGTGGTAAAAAACCAAAAGTATTAGCAATAGAATGGATTGAACCATTTTTTACAGCAGGTCACTGGATACCTGAAATGATAGAGATGGCAGGAGGAATCAATATGATTAGCAAGATAGGAGAGCATTCAAGACGTCTAGATATTCAAGAAGTTATTGGGTCTGACCCAGATATCATAATTATGATGCCATGTGGTTTTGACACAAAACGAACAGTACATGAATACAACAAGATTCTAAAAAAAGATGAAACGTGGAATTCTCTCAAGGCCGTAAACGATAATCAAATTTATGCAGTTGATGCAAATTCATTTTTCAGTAAGCCGAGCATAAGAACTGTAGAGGGATTAGAAATTTTAGCCAAGATAATCAATCCTGAAAAATTTCACAATCTCAGATTACCCAATGATTCATTTTCACAATTGTAA
- the cysS gene encoding cysteine--tRNA ligase — protein MKIQDTLLNSQQELDVSKKIKIYLCGVTVYDESHIGHARTVIVFDVLRRCLENKNVEIEFIQNFTDVDDKIINRANSENTTAEKISTRYIENYFKDFDALNVKHATNYPKATEHIGDIIEFIEKLIKKEIAYITKNGVYFEVSKFPEYGKLSKKKIDELQSGSRIEVDEAKNDPLDFAVWKFSGKEPLWDSPWGKGRPGWHIECSAMSIKYLGENFDIHGGGRDLIFPHHENEIAQSESCTGAQFAKIWMHVGMVTINGEKMSKSLGNIKSIKHVLENWGPNIIRLFCLSGHYSKPIDYSEELLKENLIKWRQVETCYYELIHANSENNQKVNSIIDKTCKDFDNALNDDLNTHLALSAFFQLVKETNRMAADEILGKEDAHTIKKELERMLEILGLQIPQMTEKNKQEIDSLILSRETFRKEKQFVEADKIRDKLNEMNVELIDHKEKTIWMKKEKIKAENKK, from the coding sequence ATGAAAATTCAAGATACTTTACTGAATTCACAGCAGGAATTAGACGTTTCCAAAAAGATCAAAATTTACTTATGCGGTGTAACAGTTTATGATGAGTCCCACATCGGCCATGCAAGAACAGTCATAGTTTTTGACGTGTTAAGAAGGTGTTTAGAAAACAAAAATGTTGAAATCGAATTCATCCAAAATTTTACAGACGTAGATGATAAAATTATTAATCGAGCAAATTCAGAAAACACTACAGCTGAAAAAATCAGTACAAGATACATTGAAAATTATTTTAAAGATTTTGATGCGCTAAACGTAAAGCATGCAACAAACTATCCAAAGGCAACAGAGCATATTGGAGACATAATAGAATTCATTGAAAAACTAATTAAAAAAGAAATTGCATACATTACAAAAAATGGTGTATATTTTGAAGTATCAAAATTTCCAGAGTATGGAAAGCTATCAAAGAAAAAAATAGATGAGCTCCAATCAGGCTCAAGAATAGAAGTAGACGAGGCTAAAAATGATCCACTAGATTTTGCAGTATGGAAATTCTCTGGTAAAGAGCCTCTTTGGGATAGCCCATGGGGCAAAGGTCGCCCTGGATGGCACATCGAATGCTCTGCTATGAGCATAAAGTATCTAGGAGAAAATTTTGACATTCATGGTGGAGGAAGGGATTTGATTTTTCCACATCATGAAAATGAAATAGCACAATCAGAATCATGTACTGGTGCACAATTTGCAAAGATATGGATGCATGTAGGAATGGTTACAATTAATGGTGAGAAAATGTCAAAATCACTGGGAAATATCAAATCAATCAAGCATGTCCTTGAGAACTGGGGTCCTAACATTATCAGACTATTTTGTCTTTCAGGACACTACTCAAAGCCAATTGACTACTCTGAAGAATTACTAAAAGAGAATCTCATCAAATGGAGACAAGTAGAAACGTGTTACTATGAATTGATTCATGCAAATAGTGAAAATAATCAAAAAGTCAATTCAATAATTGATAAGACATGTAAAGATTTTGATAATGCTCTAAACGATGATCTCAATACACATCTAGCACTATCGGCATTTTTTCAACTAGTAAAAGAGACCAACAGAATGGCAGCTGATGAAATTCTGGGCAAAGAAGATGCACACACCATCAAAAAGGAACTTGAAAGAATGCTTGAAATTTTAGGATTACAAATTCCACAAATGACTGAAAAGAATAAGCAAGAAATTGATAGTCTAATTCTATCAAGGGAGACATTTAGAAAAGAAAAACAATTTGTAGAAGCAGATAAAATTCGGGATAAATTAAATGAGATGAACGTGGAATTAATTGATCATAAAGAAAAAACAATTTGGATGAAAAAAGAAAAGATTAAAGCTGAGAATAAAAAATAA
- a CDS encoding pyridoxamine 5'-phosphate oxidase family protein, producing the protein MQKLSPHKLDSMVHDKKIPIRLAFIKPDGTPNVISLWYEIENEKIFCATQKTAKIVSYLKNNPKCGFEIAADKPPYKGVRGDGAVKIIEEKGAEILETLMKKYLGEKESTLSKFLRDNSKSEVAIEITPNKLFNYDYSKRMKDA; encoded by the coding sequence ATGCAGAAGTTATCTCCTCATAAATTAGATAGTATGGTTCATGATAAGAAAATACCTATAAGACTTGCTTTTATCAAACCTGATGGGACACCAAATGTTATTTCATTGTGGTATGAAATTGAAAATGAAAAAATTTTTTGTGCAACTCAGAAGACTGCAAAAATAGTTTCATACCTAAAGAACAATCCAAAATGTGGATTTGAAATAGCTGCTGATAAACCTCCTTACAAAGGAGTTCGTGGGGATGGTGCTGTCAAAATTATTGAAGAGAAAGGTGCTGAAATACTTGAAACACTAATGAAAAAATACTTGGGTGAAAAAGAATCTACACTCTCAAAATTTTTACGAGATAATTCTAAATCTGAAGTAGCAATTGAAATCACTCCTAACAAATTATTCAACTATGATTACTCTAAAAGGATGAAGGATGCCTAG
- a CDS encoding Rieske (2Fe-2S) protein — MTWKKIAEKGEVASGKGKAFKIDGKQIAIFNQDGYHAIDDLCVHQDGSIAPGKLDGDIVECPLHFWHYNIKTGQLTDYLKDVKLETYKVEARDDGIYVDV; from the coding sequence TTGACTTGGAAAAAGATTGCTGAAAAAGGCGAAGTTGCCTCTGGAAAAGGAAAAGCCTTCAAAATTGATGGAAAACAAATTGCAATCTTTAATCAAGACGGATATCATGCAATTGATGATCTATGTGTTCATCAGGATGGCTCAATTGCCCCAGGAAAACTAGATGGAGATATTGTAGAATGCCCATTGCATTTCTGGCACTATAACATCAAAACAGGCCAGCTTACAGACTACCTAAAAGATGTTAAACTAGAAACATACAAAGTTGAGGCAAGAGACGATGGCATCTATGTGGATGTCTAA
- a CDS encoding mechanosensitive ion channel family protein, whose translation MPFEFLQNLDTIEIVGGLTLLSLLIGGIIMGVGIIIARTFRLLFTKYYAPKLAQDSAKNLGKLIYFGIIILAFLVFTSTTGVDFSGLLVAGGIFGIVIGFATQSVVSNLISGIFLMVEKPVKQGDKIEIPGADVSGTLLDISTFSVRVRRFDGTIIRVPNEVFFTSNIRSLSSTPVRRSEAIIGIAYKEDIDGAISVMGKEIRKSMPFVLTLPEPEFRIKELADSSVNIEILVWHPRDDWDKVGPSLLKVAKKALDNAGIEIPFPQRVIWQAKQ comes from the coding sequence ATGCCATTTGAATTTTTACAAAATTTAGATACAATTGAAATTGTTGGTGGTTTAACTTTACTTTCCTTACTCATTGGTGGAATAATAATGGGTGTTGGAATAATTATTGCGAGAACTTTTAGATTATTATTTACAAAATATTATGCACCAAAACTTGCACAAGATTCTGCAAAAAACCTTGGGAAATTAATTTACTTTGGAATTATCATATTGGCATTTTTAGTTTTTACCTCTACCACCGGTGTTGATTTTTCAGGATTGCTTGTTGCAGGTGGAATCTTTGGAATTGTAATTGGATTTGCAACACAGTCTGTTGTTTCAAATTTAATTTCTGGTATTTTCTTGATGGTTGAAAAGCCTGTAAAACAAGGAGATAAAATTGAGATTCCCGGTGCTGATGTGTCTGGAACCTTATTGGATATCAGTACATTCTCTGTACGGGTAAGGCGATTTGATGGTACGATTATTCGAGTGCCCAATGAGGTATTTTTTACATCCAATATTCGTTCTCTCTCCTCTACTCCAGTTAGAAGATCTGAGGCAATAATTGGAATTGCTTACAAAGAAGATATTGATGGAGCAATTTCTGTAATGGGGAAGGAAATTCGAAAGTCTATGCCTTTTGTTTTAACATTACCTGAGCCTGAATTTAGAATTAAAGAGTTGGCTGATTCAAGTGTGAATATTGAAATTCTTGTTTGGCATCCTAGAGATGATTGGGATAAAGTGGGCCCATCTTTACTTAAAGTTGCCAAAAAAGCTCTTGATAATGCTGGAATTGAAATTCCTTTCCCTCAGCGTGTAATATGGCAAGCAAAGCAATAA
- a CDS encoding DUF432 domain-containing protein: MSDSENNFSAYGIYTIEDKAEFSFNGVTIKIEKIGEHVFSYLRKDTEDNLLKKVIPVSSSELTLEISPIRPLNYPARRASHVYLDFETPIFLSEGSAASVFVRCPVEIGVFLVHDGRKDSLDWVDCEPQNARFCLYGSPESGTLCKYAPSEIVDSYDDSTAYTDGILKVDLKNDLDKGLTISKIVFAANDVSVYYKNSKAKFDSLKVVLKKKLTIEILDVTTEPIQTDWVKSPTFEKVENIKRVDMGIE; this comes from the coding sequence GTGAGTGATTCTGAAAATAATTTTTCTGCTTATGGGATTTACACCATCGAAGATAAAGCTGAGTTTTCATTTAATGGCGTTACTATAAAAATTGAAAAAATTGGCGAACATGTTTTCTCGTACCTTCGAAAAGACACTGAAGATAACCTACTAAAAAAAGTCATCCCTGTTTCTTCTTCTGAACTTACTTTAGAAATTTCGCCGATAAGGCCACTAAATTATCCTGCTAGACGAGCTTCACATGTATATCTTGATTTTGAAACTCCTATTTTTTTATCTGAAGGTTCTGCAGCAAGTGTTTTTGTTAGATGTCCTGTTGAAATAGGCGTTTTTCTAGTTCATGATGGGCGTAAGGATTCTTTGGATTGGGTTGATTGTGAACCACAAAATGCTAGATTTTGTCTTTATGGTTCTCCCGAATCTGGAACCCTTTGTAAATATGCACCATCAGAAATAGTGGATTCTTATGATGATTCAACTGCATATACAGATGGAATATTAAAAGTAGATCTGAAAAATGATTTGGATAAAGGATTGACTATATCTAAAATTGTTTTTGCAGCAAATGATGTTTCCGTATATTATAAAAATTCAAAAGCAAAGTTTGATTCATTAAAAGTTGTGTTAAAGAAAAAACTCACTATTGAAATTCTAGATGTTACAACAGAACCGATTCAAACAGATTGGGTAAAATCACCAACATTTGAAAAAGTTGAAAACATTAAACGTGTGGATATGGGAATTGAATAA
- a CDS encoding zinc-ribbon domain-containing protein, protein MKPQSCRNCGKELWQNQNACPNCGREREQEDPE, encoded by the coding sequence ATGAAACCCCAGTCTTGTAGAAATTGCGGAAAGGAATTGTGGCAAAATCAAAATGCCTGCCCAAATTGTGGACGTGAACGTGAACAAGAAGATCCAGAATAG
- the metG gene encoding methionine--tRNA ligase has protein sequence MNNKAIITSALPYANGEIHLGHVASTYLPADVTTRFLKLNGVEAYYVCASDDFGTPILIQSEKEGKTPAEYVAHWNKRDYDDFSAFNIEFDYFYKTSSPENIAFVQDVFKKLNDAGHIYEQEIIQFYCNNDKKFLPDRYVKGTCPHCKAEDQYSDLCESCGRVPEEITDPKCSLCGQVPTKEKTTHYFFKLKNFGDSLTKWLEENEHLQKDVKKYVQNWIKSGLIDWDITRDITWGVPVPLGDAKDKVFYGWFDNHLAYISTALKFLNDKGIDGKEFWNSADIYHFIGKDIVYHHYLFLPAMRLGINKEYKLPDYIPTRGHLTLQGKKISKSRNWYIGLKDFLEFYPADYLRYYLVSINPYSQDDLNFDWDDFTTRINSELIGNLGNFVNRALGFTKKAFDGKVPEIESFDEKDSEAEDKIKNLALELGSLLEENHLDRALKKIMEFSSFFNTYFQHKEPWKKGPGTANCVYLSVNAAHSIAIALFPFLPESAQKIWTQLGIPENIVDSSWGKISEFAVPAGHVLGDASPLFVKVEESDIEKHKKQLGSFEK, from the coding sequence ATGAATAACAAAGCCATCATTACAAGTGCACTACCGTATGCTAATGGCGAAATACATTTAGGTCATGTTGCATCGACATATCTGCCCGCAGATGTCACCACTAGATTTCTAAAACTAAATGGAGTTGAGGCCTACTATGTTTGCGCATCTGATGATTTTGGTACACCAATCTTAATCCAATCTGAGAAAGAAGGTAAGACTCCTGCAGAATATGTTGCCCATTGGAATAAACGTGATTATGATGATTTTTCAGCATTTAACATCGAGTTTGATTATTTTTACAAAACTAGCTCGCCTGAAAATATTGCATTTGTTCAAGATGTTTTCAAAAAGCTCAATGATGCTGGGCATATTTATGAACAGGAAATCATACAATTCTATTGTAATAATGATAAAAAATTCCTTCCCGACAGATATGTAAAAGGAACATGTCCTCATTGTAAAGCTGAAGACCAATACTCTGATCTTTGTGAGAGTTGTGGCCGTGTACCTGAAGAGATTACTGATCCTAAATGTTCACTTTGTGGACAAGTCCCAACAAAAGAGAAAACAACACATTATTTTTTCAAACTCAAAAACTTTGGTGACTCTTTAACTAAATGGCTAGAAGAGAATGAACATCTTCAAAAGGATGTCAAAAAATATGTTCAAAACTGGATAAAATCTGGATTAATTGATTGGGATATCACACGTGATATAACTTGGGGAGTTCCAGTCCCACTAGGTGATGCAAAAGACAAAGTCTTCTATGGTTGGTTTGACAATCACCTCGCATACATTTCAACTGCATTAAAATTTCTAAATGATAAAGGAATTGATGGAAAAGAATTTTGGAACTCTGCTGATATCTATCACTTTATTGGAAAAGATATTGTGTACCATCACTATCTCTTCTTACCTGCAATGCGATTGGGCATAAATAAAGAATACAAGCTACCTGATTACATTCCAACAAGAGGGCATCTTACATTACAAGGAAAGAAAATTTCTAAAAGCAGAAATTGGTATATCGGATTAAAGGACTTTTTAGAATTTTACCCTGCAGATTATCTTAGATACTATCTTGTATCAATTAATCCTTATTCTCAGGATGACTTGAATTTTGATTGGGATGATTTTACAACTAGGATAAATTCTGAATTAATTGGAAATCTTGGAAACTTTGTAAATCGTGCACTGGGATTTACCAAAAAAGCATTTGATGGCAAAGTACCTGAGATAGAATCCTTTGATGAAAAAGATTCTGAAGCAGAAGATAAAATAAAAAATCTTGCTTTGGAACTTGGCTCCCTCTTAGAAGAAAATCATCTTGATAGGGCTTTGAAAAAAATAATGGAATTTTCGTCATTTTTTAACACCTATTTCCAACACAAGGAACCTTGGAAAAAAGGACCAGGAACTGCTAATTGTGTATATCTTTCCGTTAATGCAGCCCATAGTATTGCCATTGCCCTCTTTCCATTTCTGCCTGAATCTGCACAAAAAATCTGGACACAGCTAGGAATTCCTGAAAATATTGTTGATTCGTCATGGGGTAAAATTTCTGAATTTGCTGTACCAGCAGGTCATGTTCTGGGTGATGCTTCTCCTTTGTTTGTCAAAGTGGAAGAATCTGACATTGAAAAGCACAAGAAGCAATTAGGATCATTTGAGAAATGA
- a CDS encoding NAD+ synthase: MNQEIINEIKNQDYASITQTIEKFLSDKIEKNHVKGVILGLSGGIDSAVLAYLCKRQIKEKTMALIMPDTSMTPKSETDDALKMISLTGIEYKLIDIKPIVNEYSMYLEPNDWAKGNLRARIRTNILYYYANSKNYLVLGSSDKSEYLMGYFTKHGDGASDITPIISLYKLQVREIAKYLGVPENVILKKSSPHLWKDHVAEEELGATYEEIDSILYCLFEKRKTIDETAELTQIEKSIVEKIYQLNINSEHKRLPPQKPNRD, from the coding sequence TTGAATCAAGAGATTATCAATGAAATAAAAAATCAAGATTATGCTTCAATTACACAAACAATTGAAAAGTTTCTATCAGATAAAATTGAAAAAAATCATGTAAAAGGAGTAATTCTAGGTCTAAGTGGAGGAATCGATTCTGCAGTTTTAGCTTACCTATGCAAAAGACAGATCAAAGAAAAAACAATGGCGTTGATAATGCCCGATACCTCGATGACTCCAAAATCAGAAACAGATGACGCCCTCAAAATGATTTCACTTACAGGAATTGAATACAAGTTAATTGACATCAAGCCAATTGTAAATGAATATTCGATGTACCTAGAGCCAAATGATTGGGCAAAGGGGAATCTGCGAGCAAGGATTAGAACAAATATTTTGTATTACTATGCAAATTCCAAAAACTATCTTGTTTTAGGCTCGAGTGACAAAAGTGAATACCTAATGGGGTATTTTACAAAACACGGAGATGGTGCATCAGATATTACCCCCATAATTTCACTCTACAAACTACAGGTAAGAGAGATTGCGAAATATCTAGGAGTTCCAGAAAATGTTATTTTAAAAAAGAGTAGCCCACACTTGTGGAAAGACCATGTTGCAGAAGAGGAATTAGGAGCAACATATGAAGAGATTGATTCAATATTGTATTGTTTATTTGAAAAGAGAAAAACAATTGATGAAACAGCAGAATTAACCCAAATTGAAAAATCAATTGTAGAGAAAATTTACCAATTAAACATTAACAGTGAACATAAAAGATTACCTCCACAAAAACCCAACAGAGATTAG
- a CDS encoding adenosylhomocysteinase — translation MSKVKSSSKLIKEGKLSYEWARSHMQILDNTINRFKKSKPLKGITLGFCLHITKETSVLLMGAKELGATVACCGGNPLTTQDDIASFLASQGIHVYAWHGQSVKDYDWCIDQVLKHKPTILTDDGADMNIKAHFDKRFNKMEILGATEETTAGVTRIRAVENQGKLRYPVILVNEAYTKHMFDNRYGTGQSTIDGYLRAMNLLMASKRVVVIGYGWVGRGVASRFQGMGSKVIVTEIDPVKALEAHMDGFEVMPMSQAAKIGDMFVTCTGMTSVIRKEHILQMKNGAIMGNVGHFDVEIDSKFLLKQSKSVKQVRPSLDECILKNGKVVYLIGEGRLANLVAAEGHPPEVMAQSFSNQILSVLYILKNHKKMENKIINVPEEIDKQVAVDALAAMGVKIDKLTPEQVKYANSW, via the coding sequence TTGAGTAAAGTAAAATCTAGTTCAAAATTGATCAAAGAGGGAAAATTATCTTATGAATGGGCTAGATCTCACATGCAGATTCTCGATAATACAATTAACAGATTTAAAAAATCAAAACCGCTAAAGGGTATCACTCTTGGATTTTGTTTGCATATTACAAAAGAGACATCTGTTTTGCTAATGGGTGCAAAAGAGCTTGGCGCAACTGTTGCTTGCTGTGGTGGTAACCCTTTAACAACACAAGATGATATTGCATCATTTTTAGCTTCACAAGGAATTCATGTTTATGCATGGCATGGTCAATCTGTAAAGGATTATGATTGGTGCATTGATCAAGTTCTAAAACACAAGCCTACAATTCTAACTGATGATGGTGCAGACATGAACATCAAAGCTCATTTTGATAAAAGATTCAATAAAATGGAAATTCTAGGTGCCACAGAAGAAACAACAGCAGGTGTTACAAGAATTAGAGCTGTTGAAAATCAAGGCAAACTTCGCTATCCTGTTATTTTGGTAAACGAGGCATACACAAAACACATGTTTGATAATAGATATGGAACCGGACAAAGTACCATTGATGGTTATCTTCGAGCCATGAATTTACTTATGGCTTCAAAACGTGTAGTTGTAATTGGATATGGCTGGGTTGGCCGCGGTGTAGCATCAAGATTCCAAGGAATGGGCTCTAAAGTTATAGTTACTGAGATTGATCCTGTAAAAGCACTTGAAGCTCATATGGATGGTTTTGAAGTAATGCCAATGTCTCAAGCTGCAAAGATTGGTGATATGTTTGTCACATGTACTGGAATGACTAGTGTGATTAGAAAAGAGCACATACTCCAAATGAAAAATGGTGCAATCATGGGCAACGTTGGACACTTTGATGTCGAAATTGATAGTAAATTCTTGTTAAAACAATCAAAATCTGTAAAACAAGTGAGACCAAGTCTTGATGAATGTATTTTGAAAAATGGTAAAGTAGTTTATCTTATTGGCGAGGGTAGATTGGCAAACTTGGTTGCAGCAGAAGGACATCCACCAGAAGTTATGGCTCAATCATTTTCAAATCAAATCTTATCTGTTTTGTATATTCTTAAAAACCATAAAAAAATGGAAAATAAAATTATCAATGTTCCTGAAGAAATTGATAAACAAGTAGCAGTAGATGCTCTTGCTGCCATGGGAGTTAAAATCGATAAACTCACCCCTGAGCAAGTAAAATATGCAAACAGCTGGTAA
- a CDS encoding YbgA family protein, whose protein sequence is MSKKLEVRDSVSNNISEKDAKEFVLDKFEEVKKSNKINDLISFQTNNKFMIMSHDQEELKKLGHIVANYEKGQLSETVAEYEKHLIIALEKEPTIKTHCNVILHVFGFFSKNFSQSEKEMFFDLLKQFQEEKITLGRLLSEINPIIYRFNSTYLASQTYFLLYSNQEEGNLFKILAKSNSKN, encoded by the coding sequence ATGAGTAAGAAATTAGAAGTAAGAGACTCAGTCAGTAATAATATTTCTGAAAAAGATGCAAAGGAATTTGTTTTAGACAAATTTGAAGAGGTAAAAAAATCAAACAAGATAAATGATCTTATTTCATTTCAAACCAATAACAAATTCATGATAATGTCACATGATCAAGAAGAATTGAAAAAATTAGGACATATTGTTGCAAATTATGAAAAAGGGCAATTATCAGAAACAGTTGCAGAATACGAAAAACATCTAATAATCGCATTAGAAAAAGAGCCTACAATCAAAACACATTGTAATGTTATACTACATGTTTTTGGATTTTTTTCAAAGAATTTCAGCCAGTCAGAAAAAGAAATGTTTTTTGATTTATTAAAACAATTTCAGGAAGAAAAGATCACACTTGGAAGATTGTTATCGGAGATAAATCCAATAATATACAGATTCAATTCCACATATCTTGCCAGTCAGACGTATTTCTTACTGTATTCAAATCAGGAAGAAGGGAATTTGTTTAAAATTTTAGCAAAAAGCAATTCTAAAAATTAA